The Acidimicrobiia bacterium genomic interval CGATGGAGCAGTGCGTCGTAGTCCGCGTCGCTAATTTCGGGTTCGTCGAGAACGTAATACCGGTGGGCGTGGTAGCGAACTTGATCCCGCAGTTGCTCAATGGTCACGTCGTCCATAGCTCGGTCAATACTCCTACGACGCTGCGGACGGTGCCTGCCACGATCTCAGCCTGGCCCTCGGTCAGGCCCGCCAATCCGCACGAAGGCGTGTACAGAGCGTCCTCGGTGAGCGACACCATGTCGGCGCCGCCCAGCACGAGCGTACCGATTGCGCGCTGGAGGCGCGACACGAGATCGCGCGGCGGTGAGCCCATGGTTGCCGGGGCCACTCCCCACATGATTCTGGTACCGGCACTCGTGGCGGCGGCAATCGACTCGTGCTCCTCTTCGAACTGCGGCCCAAGCGCATCGAGATCCCATGAGATCCACGCAGGGTCAAGTCCGGCGACAAACGCCCAATCGGTCGGGCCGCAGCAGTGGATGCCGGGCCTCAACGGGAGGTCCTTCATCGTCTTCTCGAGCAGCGAGTGAACATCGCTCCTGCTGATCGGGAACAATCGCTCACCGACACCGGAGAGAGCTGGCTCGTCGAGCAGGAGAATCAGCTCCGTGGTTGGGAGCCGGGAACGGATCGCGTCAACGTGCGCGCTGATTCGGTCCGCCAGTTCAACTGTGAGGCATTCGTACAGGTTGTCACCACCGGGATGCCCCGCCGCCAGCATCGCGACGGCCAGCGTGACCGGACCGGTGACCTGCGTCTTGAGGGTCTCGATGTCCGGTGGGAGCATCCGCAGCAGCGTGTTTGATCCGAGCAGCGCCTCAGTGCGCTCGCTGTGAGGTGCTCCGTACCTGAGACCGAGCTCCGAGTCCGAGAACCCGCACCCACAGAGGCCGTCACCCCACTGAGGCAGCATCCGTTCTGCCGGGTGCCGGTTGGGAAGCTGCGGGAGGTATGGGACGTCGGTCGTGTCGAGGACGAACAGGGCGGCCGCGGTCGGGTCGATGTGAGGAAGACTTCCGATCCCGGTGATCATGGTGTCACTATCGTGCCGCCACCGACGACTTCGTCGCCGGCGTAGAAGACGGCAGCCTGTCCGGGGGCGATGGCTCCTTGCGGTTCGTCGAACTCGACCGACGCTCCCCCGGATGAGGGGGCGACCGAACCGGGCACGGCCGCCGTCTTGTAGCGGACCTTGACATCAAAGACGCCCGGGAGTGGGGGCTCGCCGGCCACCCAGACGGCTGCATCGACGCGGAAGTCCGTGGTCGCCAGTTCTTCCTTGCGGCCGAGAGTGATCGTGGCAGTCGACGGCTCGATATCGATCACATACCGGGGCTCACCGAGCGCTACGCCCAGTCCCTTTCGCTGCCCAATCGTGAAATCGATCACCCCGTTGTGCGTGCCCAGCTGCAGACCATCCGAATCCACGATCGGCCCCGGTTGGGCGACCTCGGCAGCCTGGTCCCGGAGAAAGTCGCGGTAGTTGCCGTCACCGACGAAGCAGATGTCCTGGCTGTCTGGCTTGGCTGCCGTTCGCAGACCGAGCCCTTCCGCATAGCGGCGGGTCTCAGCCTTCGATTGCTCGCCGACCGGGAACCGGACCCGCTCGAGTTCGGCCTGCCCCAGCATGTACAACACGTAGGACTGGTCCTTTGCAGCGTCGACGCCCTTGAGCAGGTGCCAACCCATCTCATCACGGTGGGTGCGGGCATAGTGCCCGGTGACCAGCACGTCGCAGCCGAAGTCGGCCGCCTGGTCGAGGAGACGGGAGAACTTCACGGTGCGGTTGCATTCGACGCACGGGTTGGGTGTGCGGCCACTGAAATAGTCGCCGATGAAACGATCGACCACACCCGACATGAAGTCATCGGTGTAGTCGAGGACGTAGTACGGGATGTCGAGTTGGGCAGCCACCCGGCGGGCATCCTCACTGTCGGACACCGTGCAACATCCGGCCGTAGGCGCCTCGCCGTTCGGCCCTTGCCAGAGCTTGAGGGTCGCCCCGATCACCTCGTGACCTTCCTCGACCATCATCGCCGCAGCCACGGACGAGTCGACGCCCCCGCTCATGGCCACCATCACCCTCATCGGCCCCCCTCCCAACCGTTTTCGCGCGGGAATCGCTCCCCATACGGTGGGAATCCCGCGCGAAAACGAAGTTGAAGGGAGTTCAACGGAGGCCCTGCACTGCTTCAGCGACGATGGCTGCCGCGTCGTCGCCATCTTGGGGAGTGGTCGTCCAACCGAAGCTCACACGGAGACACTGGCGGGCGGGTTCGTCGTCGAATCCCATCGCCGCCAGAACGTGCGACACGGTGGCTGCTCCCGACTGGCACGACGAACCCGCCGAGGCGGCCAGGCCCCGCTGATCGAGGCGGACCAGCAGGGTCTCATTGCGAACGCCCGGAATCCGCACGTGTGAATGCTGGACGAGCCGTCCATCGAGCGGGGCGTTCACTTCGAGGTCCGGGATGGCGACACGGAGGCCTTCTTCGAATCGACGGCGAGCCTCCCCGACGTCGACGACGAATCGTTCTCGATCGGAGGCGGCCAGCTCCATTGCCTGCACCATTCCGACGGCCCCCATGACGTTGTGCGTACCGGACCGACGGCCCAGTTCCTGGCCCCCGCCGTGCAAGATCGGCTCGAGACCGACGCCCGTTCGCACGTACAACAGCCCCACGCCCTTCGGACCGCCGAACTTGTGGGCGGCCAGCGACACCATGTCCGCACCCAGGTCGTCGACGTTGAGATCCTGTGAGATGAACGACTGCACCGCATCGGTATGGACCGCCACCTCCGGGTTGGCCGCCTTGACGGCCTCCGAGACCTTCCGGACCGGCTGGACGACTCCGGTTTCGTTGTTGGCCGCCATGATCGAGACCACCGCCGTGTCCCCGCCCACCGCGCCGGCCACTTCTTTTGGATCAACACGGCCCATCCGGTCGACTCCGACCAGATCGACCCGGCAGCCCAGGCCTGTCAGGAACGCAGCCGTCTCGAGGACTGCCTCGTGCTCGATGGCCGTCGTCACCACCCCGCCGCGCCGCCTTCCCGCCAGCGCGGCTCCCTGGAGAGCCAGATTGTCGGACTCGGTGCCGCCGCCGGTGAAGACGATCTCCAGCGGTCGAGCGCCGAGCAGGCGGGCGGCTCGTTCACGGGCCTCCTCGAGTGCGTTCTTCGCCAGCCGCGCAGCTCCGTGGCTCCCAGAGGCGTTGCCGTAGACCTCGCCGGCGTACGGAGCCATCGCCTCCCAGACTTCGGGACGCATCGGCGTGGTGGCGGCGTGGTCGAGGTAGAGCATGTGCGCCACGATTGTGCCACGGTCGAGCAGCTTGAACGACCGCGCCCTGCGCACCGAACCGACATCGCAGCCGGGCAGAACCTCCCCTATCGTTCTCTCATGGCTCGCATCACCGTATCTATCGAGATCGAAGCTCCCCTGGAGCGGGTGTGGGGCGAAGCAGCCGACCTCGCCGCACATGTCGAGTGGATGGCAGACGCCCGGTCCATCGAATTCCTGACCGATCAGCGGTCCGGAGTCGGAACCAGGATGCTCGTGGAAACCAAAGTCGGACCCCTGCAAACCAACGATGTCATGGAAGTCACCGGGTGGGATGAGCAGCACTCCATCGA includes:
- a CDS encoding cysteine desulfurase family protein; this translates as MRRARSFKLLDRGTIVAHMLYLDHAATTPMRPEVWEAMAPYAGEVYGNASGSHGAARLAKNALEEARERAARLLGARPLEIVFTGGGTESDNLALQGAALAGRRRGGVVTTAIEHEAVLETAAFLTGLGCRVDLVGVDRMGRVDPKEVAGAVGGDTAVVSIMAANNETGVVQPVRKVSEAVKAANPEVAVHTDAVQSFISQDLNVDDLGADMVSLAAHKFGGPKGVGLLYVRTGVGLEPILHGGGQELGRRSGTHNVMGAVGMVQAMELAASDRERFVVDVGEARRRFEEGLRVAIPDLEVNAPLDGRLVQHSHVRIPGVRNETLLVRLDQRGLAASAGSSCQSGAATVSHVLAAMGFDDEPARQCLRVSFGWTTTPQDGDDAAAIVAEAVQGLR
- a CDS encoding SRPBCC family protein yields the protein MARITVSIEIEAPLERVWGEAADLAAHVEWMADARSIEFLTDQRSGVGTRMLVETKVGPLQTNDVMEVTGWDEQHSIDVRHQGIITGQGSFRLEASRTGTRFTWTEQLAFPWYLGGPVTALAARPILRWIWRRNLEGLRRRIETPTDPN
- the mnmA gene encoding tRNA 2-thiouridine(34) synthase MnmA produces the protein MRVMVAMSGGVDSSVAAAMMVEEGHEVIGATLKLWQGPNGEAPTAGCCTVSDSEDARRVAAQLDIPYYVLDYTDDFMSGVVDRFIGDYFSGRTPNPCVECNRTVKFSRLLDQAADFGCDVLVTGHYARTHRDEMGWHLLKGVDAAKDQSYVLYMLGQAELERVRFPVGEQSKAETRRYAEGLGLRTAAKPDSQDICFVGDGNYRDFLRDQAAEVAQPGPIVDSDGLQLGTHNGVIDFTIGQRKGLGVALGEPRYVIDIEPSTATITLGRKEELATTDFRVDAAVWVAGEPPLPGVFDVKVRYKTAAVPGSVAPSSGGASVEFDEPQGAIAPGQAAVFYAGDEVVGGGTIVTP